In Mustelus asterias unplaced genomic scaffold, sMusAst1.hap1.1 HAP1_SCAFFOLD_124, whole genome shotgun sequence, the following are encoded in one genomic region:
- the LOC144484712 gene encoding histone H2B-like, giving the protein MADEKKQTSKPVPKKEAKKVVKKPVAKGGKKRRMSRKESYSIYIYKVMKQVHPDTGISSKAMSIMNSFVNDIFERIADEASRLAHYNKRSTISSREIQTAERLLLPGELTKHVVSEGTKAVTKYTN; this is encoded by the coding sequence ATGGCTGATGAGAAGAAACAAACATCGAAACCAGTTCCCAAGAAGGAAGCGAAGAAAGTGGTGAAGAAACCGGTAGCAAAGGGCGGGAAGAAGCGGCGAATGTCcaggaaggagagttactccatctacatctacaaagtgatgaagcaggttcaccccgacacgggcatctcctccaaggccatgagcatcatgaactcgttcgtGAACGATATTTTCGAGCGCATCGCGGATGAGGCTTCCCGCTtggcccattacaacaagcgcagcaccattagctcccgggagatccagaccgccgagcgcctgctgctgcccggggaactgACCAAGCACGTCGTGTCGGAagggacaaaggcggtgaccaagtacaccaATTAA